The genomic stretch CGCGCTTCTCAAGCTCGGCCAGCGTCTCATAGATCGCGACGATCGCCGGACCCGCGGCGATCCGCTCGGTCGAGACGCGGTTGAACGTCTTGCGCAGCCGCCGGACGAATGCGTCCTCGATCGGATCAAGCGGCGCGAAATCGACATGCCCGCCCTCGGTCGCGATGATGTCATAGCCGTGGCGGTGGCGGAAAACCTGCGCGACGCCCAGCCCGGTGCCGGGGCCGCAGACGGTGATCGACCCGCGATCCGGCAGCGGCGTGTCGGGCCCGCACAGATGGACGAAGGAATCTTCCTCAAGCTGGGCGACGGCATGGCCGATCGCCGCGAAATCATTGACGAGCGTCCAGGTATCGGCGCCCAGCCGCTGCGGGATCAGTGGCGGGCGGATGATCCAGGGGTTGTTGGTCAGCTTGATCAGCTCGCCGTTGATCGGCGACGCCAGCGCGATCGCCGCCGCGCGCGGCAGCGGCCGGTCGAGCGACGCGCCGAACGCCTGCCAGGCGAGCTGGAGGCTCGGATGGTCGGCGACCTTCTGGGTCATGGGCTCGGCCATCGAAACGACGCGGCCCTTGGCCACTTCCGCAATTGCGAAGCGAGCGTGGGTTCCGCCGATGTCGACTGCGACAACTTCCATGCGTTCTACGTGTCCTCTCCCGCCGGGCTGGCTGTCAACGCTGACAGTCCGGCCCCGCTCTTCTTCCCGCCCAACGCGGCGTTGTAAAGGACCCACTGCCGGTCCTGCGGCGAAACCTGCCGCAAACGCTTTGCAATCCGTCCCGCCGCGACCGGCGGCGGTTACAGCCCCGCTTCGGCCAGCATCGCCGATCCGCCGAGTTCGGCTTCGCTGGCATGGTTGCGCAGCATCGCGAACAGCTCGCGCCCGGTGCCGATCGCCGCGGGTGGCGCCACGGCGAGGTCGCGTGCGGCCCATTCGGCGGGGTCGACCAGTGCCTCCAGCACCCCGGCCTCGGCATCGAGCCGGACGATATCGCCGTCGCGCAGCTTGCCGATCGGGCCGCCGCCCAGCGCCTCGGGCGAGAGATGGATCGCCGCGGGCACCTTGCCGCTGGCCCCCGACATCCGCCCATCGGTGACGAGCGCGACGCGGAAGCCCTTGTTCTGGAGCACGCCCAGCGGCGGGGTCAGCTTGTGCAATTCGGGCATGCCGTTGGCGCGCGGCCCCTGGAACCGCACGACGACCACGACGTCGCGGTCGAGCTCACCCGCCTTGAATGCGTCCTGCACCGCCTGCTGGTCCGAAAACACGCGCGCGGGCGCTTCGATCACCCAGCGATCGGGGTCGACCGCGGACACCTTGATGCACGCGCGGCCCATATTGCCATGGACCATGCGGAAGCCGCCTTCGGGCGAGAAGGGGTTGGCGACGGTGCGGACGATGCTGTCGTCGCCGCTCTGTTCGGGATGGTCGTGCCACACCAGCGCGTCGCCCTCGATCGCCGGCTTGCGGCCATAGGCGGCCATACCTTCCTTGGCGAAGGTCAGCGTGTCGCCGTGCATCAGCCCGGCGCCGAGCAATTCGCGGATCACGAAGCCGGGGCCGCCGGCATCCTCGAACCCGTTCACGTCCGCCGATCCGTTCGGATAGACGCGGGTGAGCAGCGGCACGGCGCGCGACAGCCGGTCGAAATCCTCCCAGTCGATGATGATCCCAGCCGACCGCGCGATCGCGGGCAAGTGGATCAAATGGTTGGTCGATCCGCCCGTCGACAGCAACGCGATCGCGGCATTCACCACCGCGCGCTCGTCGACGATATGCCCGATCGGGCGGTAATCGTCGCCGTTCCAGCCGATCTCGGTCAGCCGGTGGACCGCGGTGCGCGTCAGCTCCTGGCGCAGCTTGGTCCCCGGATTGGCGAAGGCGGCACCGGGGACGTGGAGGCCCATCGCCTCCATCATCATCTGGTTCGAATTGGCGGTGCCGTAGAAGGTGCAGGTGCCCTTGCCGTGATAGGCGGCGATCTCGGCCTCGAGCAGTTCCTCGCGGCTCGCCTTGCCCTCGGCATAGCGTTCGCGAACCGCGGCTTTTTCCTTGTTGGGCAGGCCGGAGCGCATCGGCCCGCCGGGCACCAGCACCATCGGCAGATGGCCGAAACGCAGCGCGCCCATCAGCAGCCCCGGCACGATCTTGTCGCAAATGCCGAGCAGCGCCGCGCCTTCGAACACGCGGTGGCTGAGCGAGACGGCGGTGGACAGCGCGATCGTGTCGCGGCTGAACAGCGACAGCTCCATCCCCTGGTATCCCTGTGTCACGCCGTCGCACATCGCGGGGACGCCGCCCGCCACCTGTGCCGTCGCGCCGACTTCGAGCGCCCAGACCTTCATCTGCTCGGGGTAGCGATAATAGGTCGCGTGCGCCGACAGCATGTCGTTGTACGCGGTGACGATGCCGATGTTCATCGCGCGCCCGTCCTTCATCCGGTCACGCTGCTCGTCGGTGCCGGCATAGGCATGCGCCAGATTGGCGCAGCCCAGCTTGGGCCGGTCGTTGCCCGATTCCAGCTCGCGACGGATCAGGTCGAGATAGGCGGCGCGGCGCGCCTTCGACCGTTCGAGGATGCGATCGGTGACGGCGGCGATTTCGGGATGCAGGGCCATGTCTTTAACTCTTGTAGCGGTGGCGACCCTCACCTTTCCGACGCGATGGGAAGGATGAGGGTGACGGGCTCATGCCGCCCAGTGAATGTCGATCGGCAGCTCGACATCGGCAAGGATGCGGCCGACGGGGTAGGGGGAGGAAGCGCCCTGTTCGATGGCGGCCTCAAGCACGTCGCGCTTGGCCTGGCCGGTGACGGCGATCATCAGCGCGCGGGCGCTGACGATTGCGGCGCGGCTCAGCGTCACGCGCGCGACCGGCGCCTCGGGCGGGAGCGGATCGGGCATCACGCCCAGCGCGCGGCGCTCCTTGGGGCCGTTGAGCGCCTCGTCATAATCGGGGCCGGGGAAGATCGACGCGGCATGGCCGTCGCCGCCTACGCCCAGCAGGCAAAGGTCGAGCGGCCAGTGCATGTCCTGGAGCAGCGCGTCGGCGGAGCGGCCCGCCGCCTTGTAATCGGCGATCGTCGCGCTGACCAACGGGATCACCCGCGCGCCCTTGGGGATGAAGATCTTGCCGATCGCGGTCACGTTCGACAGCGGATCGCCCAGCGGGACCATGCGATCGTCGCCGGGGACGATCGTCACCCTCTTCCAGTCGAGCTTCGCCTTGGCGAGCTTCTCGTAGATCGGCAGCGGGGTCTTGCCCCCCGCCAGCGCGACGACTGCCGCGCCGCGCGCATCGAGTGCGCTTTCGATGATGAACTGAACGTCACCTGCGACGGCCGCTGCCATCTCGTCGGCATCGTCATAGTCCCACCATTCGATTTCGGTCGTCATTCTAGCTCCTTGGAAATTCGGCAGGGTATATGGGGGATATATGGGCGGGCGCCGCTATTCGTTCCACGTCACGCCGTCGCGTTCGGTCAGCGCGACCGATGCGGACGGCCCCCAGCTTCCCGAGGCATAGGGCTTGGGCTTGGTGTCCTGGGTTTCCCATCCCTTGCGGATGCCGTCGACCCATTCCCACTGCGCCTCGACTTCGTCGCGGCGGACGAACAGCGTGGGATCGCCTTCGATCAAATCGAGCAGCAGCCGCTCATAGGCGATGCGGCGGCGCGTCCCGGCGAACTCGTTCTCGAGGCTGAGGTTCAGCGGCACTTCGCGCAGCCGCACGCCTTCGCGATCGAGCCCGGGCTGCTTGGCCATCACCAGCAGCCGGACATATTCCTCGGGCTGGAGGCGGATCACCAGCGTATTGGGCTTCAGCGAACCGCCGCGCTCGGCGAAGATCGAATGCGGCACCGGCTTGAACTGGACCACGATCTCCGACCGCCGCTCGGCCAGCCTTTTGCCGGTGCGCAGGTAGAAGGGGACGCCGTGCCAGCGCCAATTGTCGACATGCGCCTTGATCGCGACGAACGTCTCGGTGTTCGACGGCTTTTCCAGGTCGGTGGCATAATCGCGCACGATCTGGCCCTTCACCGCGCCGCCGCCATATTGGCCGGTGACGGTGAGTTGCGCGGTGTCCGCCCCTTCGATCTTGCGCAGCGACCGCAGCACCTTGACCTTCTCGTCGCGAATCGCGGTGCCGTCGAAGCGGGCGGGGGGCTCCATCGCGATCAGCGCGACGAGCTGGAGCATATGGTTCTGCACCATGTCGCGCAGCGCGCCGGTATCGTTGTAGAATCCCGCGCGCCCCTCCAACCCGACCGTCTCGGAGACGGTGATCTGGACATGGTCGATCCCCTGCGCGTTCCATACCGGTTCGAACAGCGAATTGCCGAAACGCAGCGCCAGGATGTTCTGGACGGTTTCCTTGCCCAGATAATGGTCGATGCGGAAGGTGCGGTCCTCGGGAAAGGCCGCGGCGACGAGGTCGTTGATCTCGCGGCTGGAGTCGAGGTCGCGGCCCAGCGGCTTCTCCAGCCCGATGCGGACATTCTCGCCGGCCAGCCCCGCCGATTGCAGGCCCTGGATCGTCGGGCCGAACAGCCACGGCGCGGTCGACAGGAATATCGCCATCCCGTTCGAAATATCGCCGAGCTTCTGCTTCAGCGCGTCGAACCCTTCCAGCGTCGATGCGTCGAGCGGCTGATAGTCGAGCCGTTGCAGAAAGCTTTCGACAACGCTGTCGTCCTTCAGGTCGTCCGGAAGGAACTCTTCCAGCGAGTGCCGGGCAAAGGCGCGAAATCCGGAATCGTCATGGTCCGAACGCGCGGTGCCGGTGATCGTCAGTCCCTTGGGAAGCAGTCCGTCTGCATGGAGCGCGAACAGCGACGGCAACAGCATCCGCTGCGCGAGATCGCCGGTGGCTCCGAACAAAAGCAGTTTGCCGACGGGTTGGAGCATCGTTCGCCTTTCCTCTGGTGCGCGCACGCTCGACACCATCGGGCGACAAAGATCAAGCGCCCGCCGTCCTCGGCTGGGCTAAAGCACCAGCCCCGCGACGGGATCGAGCCCGGCCATGATGTTCAGATTCTGGACCGCCGCGCCCGCCGCGCCCTTGCCCAGATTATCGAGCGTCGCGACCAGCCGCGCCTGGCCACGCTCGGCATTGCCGAACACGCGCAGGCTCAGCCGGTCGGTGCCGGCATCTTCCTCGATCGACACCGCGGACACGTCGGCGGGCAGGACGCGCACCAGCGGGCTGTCCTTATACGCATCGCGCAGCGCGTTCTCGATCGCCTCGATCGACGGGCGGCGCGTGAAGCTGTGGAGGGGCAGGGGCACCTCGACGACCATCCCGCGATAAGTGCGGACGACCGCGGGCATGAAGATCGGCGGATGCTCGATCCGGGCATGCTTCTGCATCTCGGGCACATGCTTGTGGGCAAGGCCGAGGCCATAGCCGCGAAACGCCGTCTGGGTGAAATCGGCGGCGTCGCTGTCCTCGAACTCGGCGATCATCGACTTGCCGCCGCCCGAATAGCCCGAGACGGCGTTGACGCTGAACGGAAAGTCGTGCGGCACCAGCCCGGCACGGACGAGCGGGCGGACCAGCGCGAGGAAGCCGGTGGGGTAGCAGCCGGGGTTGCTGACGCGCGCAGCGTCGGCGATCGCCGCCGCCTGGCCGGGCTCCAGCTCGGCAAAGCCATAGACCCAGTCGGGCGCGACGCGGTGCGCGGTCGATGCGTCGATCACGCGGACATGGCTGTTGCGGATCATCGCCACGGCTTCGCGTGCCGCATCGTCGGGTAGGCACAGGATCACGAAATCGGAGGAATTGAGCGCATCCTCGCGCTTGCGCGGGTCCTTGCGGTCCGAATCGGCCAGAATGATCGGCTCGATCCCCGGCCGTCCTTCCAGCCGTTCGCGAATCTCAAGCCCGGTGGTGCCGACGGCACCGTCGATGAACACCCGTGCGGTCATGCCGACGTCCCCAACGCGCCGGCGTCGATATAGCCGACCAGGCCCGGGCCGGGCGCGACGCCCCAGGCATGGGTACCGGCGAGTTCGAGCACTTCGAATACATCGCCGATTACGAGGTCGGTCAGCCCGGCCGAATCGCGCTGCGGACCCGCGCGCAGCACGGTTTGTGCAGTCACCACGCGCGGCATCGGCGCGGCGTAATGCGGCGCGAACACGCGGTCGGCGAGGCGGACATCGGCGAGGTCGCGCCGCACCGCATCGCGCCGCGGGTCGATCACGGGCGAGCGGCCCGACAGGGCAAAGCGCTTACGCGCTGGCCCGTTGCCGATGGGGCTCGCCGATGGATTCGCCAGCGAGGAAATGCCCGAACTCTGCAAGAAACTCTGCCCCTTCTGCGGTGCGCGCGACGAAGATGTTACGCTTGTCCGTGTCATCGCGCTGCCGGCGCAGATAGCCGAGCGTGCCTAGCCTATTCAAGGCGCGGGTTACTACAGGTTTGGAAACGTTCAATGCGCGCGCCAATCCGCGCACCGTATGAGGGCCCGGTTCCAGATATACCAGCATCAAAAGCGCCATCTGGCGGTTCGTAAGATCGGGCTCTCCTGACCGTACATAATCAATAAGCGTTTGCTTCCAAGAGGATAGCGATGGGTCAGGTATCGCGTTCACGGCAAATTTACTCATCCGTTACGACCCCGGCACGGGCCGGTTGTAGATCAAAACGCAGCCGAGGGCCGCGGGTTTCAGTGCGTTGGCGAAATGTTTCAGTTTTGTTTGAAGGGCGCCGGGGCGTCCCGGGGCGGCTTGCCGGTTGATCCGGGGGCGCCGGTCGCCTATGTCGCCGCTTTCCCAAACAGGTCGGGTGTTGATGTTCACTTTTCTGCTCGTCGTCCACGCTATCATCGCAGGCCTTCTGGTCGTGGTGATTCTCATGCAGCGCTCGGAAGGCGGCGGCCTCACCACTGGCGGCAGCCCGTCGGGGCTGATGTCGGCGCGGGGGGCGGCGGATTTCCTCACTCGGCTGACCTCGATCCTCGCGGCGATGTTCATCGGGATGAGTATCCTGCTCGCGGTGATCGCGGCGACGCGCCACTCGACGACGATCGACACCTCGCTTCAGCGCGCGCCCGTGGCGCCGGTGACCTCGCCCACGTCCGCGCCCGCGGTGCCCTTCGCGGTCGGCAACAGCGCCGCACCCGCTGCACCGGCTGCCGCGGCTCCCGCCGAAACGGGTAACGGCGCGGTTCCGCTCGCGCAGTAATCGCGCGAAGCCCTCGCTTCCGCCCGGTCAACGGGCGTTTTACCATTAATTTGGATTCGCGCGCTTGTCGGCGCGCGCATTCTCACGCTAGGCGTTTTCTCCCATGGCGCGGTATATTTTCATCACCGGCGGCGTGGTCTCCTCGCTGGGCAAGGGTCTGATGGCGGCAAGCCTCGCGGCGTTGCTCCAGGCCCGAGGCTATCGAGTCCGCATCCGCAAGTTCGATCCCTATCTCAACGTCGACCCCGGCACGATGTCGCCGCACCAACATGGTGAGGTCTATGTCACAGATGACGGCGCCGAGACCGATCTCGACCTCGGCCATTATGAGCGGTTCACCGGAGTCGCGTCGCGCCAGTCGGACAACGTCACCTCGGGGCGGATCTACAAGACGATCATCGAGCGCGAGCGGCGCGGCGACTATCTGGGCGCCACCGTCCAGGTGATCCCGCACGTCACCGACGCGATCAAGGCGTTTGCCCAGGCCGAGACCGAAGACCTCGATTTCGTGCTGTGCGAGATCGGCGGGACGGTGGGCGACATCGAGTCGCTGCCCTTTATCGAGGCGATTCGCC from Sphingomonas hengshuiensis encodes the following:
- the pgl gene encoding 6-phosphogluconolactonase produces the protein MTTEIEWWDYDDADEMAAAVAGDVQFIIESALDARGAAVVALAGGKTPLPIYEKLAKAKLDWKRVTIVPGDDRMVPLGDPLSNVTAIGKIFIPKGARVIPLVSATIADYKAAGRSADALLQDMHWPLDLCLLGVGGDGHAASIFPGPDYDEALNGPKERRALGVMPDPLPPEAPVARVTLSRAAIVSARALMIAVTGQAKRDVLEAAIEQGASSPYPVGRILADVELPIDIHWAA
- the glk gene encoding glucokinase encodes the protein MEVVAVDIGGTHARFAIAEVAKGRVVSMAEPMTQKVADHPSLQLAWQAFGASLDRPLPRAAAIALASPINGELIKLTNNPWIIRPPLIPQRLGADTWTLVNDFAAIGHAVAQLEEDSFVHLCGPDTPLPDRGSITVCGPGTGLGVAQVFRHRHGYDIIATEGGHVDFAPLDPIEDAFVRRLRKTFNRVSTERIAAGPAIVAIYETLAELEKRAIPRLDDKQVWQLALEGTDSLAVAAMDRFCLSLGAIAGDLALTHGPTGVVIAGGLGLRLKDHLLQSGFGERFVAKGRFRNLMASIPVKLITHPQPGLYGAAAAFAQEHAQEA
- a CDS encoding SH3 domain-containing protein, yielding MIDPRRDAVRRDLADVRLADRVFAPHYAAPMPRVVTAQTVLRAGPQRDSAGLTDLVIGDVFEVLELAGTHAWGVAPGPGLVGYIDAGALGTSA
- the argC gene encoding N-acetyl-gamma-glutamyl-phosphate reductase, whose translation is MTARVFIDGAVGTTGLEIRERLEGRPGIEPIILADSDRKDPRKREDALNSSDFVILCLPDDAAREAVAMIRNSHVRVIDASTAHRVAPDWVYGFAELEPGQAAAIADAARVSNPGCYPTGFLALVRPLVRAGLVPHDFPFSVNAVSGYSGGGKSMIAEFEDSDAADFTQTAFRGYGLGLAHKHVPEMQKHARIEHPPIFMPAVVRTYRGMVVEVPLPLHSFTRRPSIEAIENALRDAYKDSPLVRVLPADVSAVSIEEDAGTDRLSLRVFGNAERGQARLVATLDNLGKGAAGAAVQNLNIMAGLDPVAGLVL
- a CDS encoding MarR family transcriptional regulator; the encoded protein is MSKFAVNAIPDPSLSSWKQTLIDYVRSGEPDLTNRQMALLMLVYLEPGPHTVRGLARALNVSKPVVTRALNRLGTLGYLRRQRDDTDKRNIFVARTAEGAEFLAEFGHFLAGESIGEPHRQRASA
- the edd gene encoding phosphogluconate dehydratase, with the translated sequence MALHPEIAAVTDRILERSKARRAAYLDLIRRELESGNDRPKLGCANLAHAYAGTDEQRDRMKDGRAMNIGIVTAYNDMLSAHATYYRYPEQMKVWALEVGATAQVAGGVPAMCDGVTQGYQGMELSLFSRDTIALSTAVSLSHRVFEGAALLGICDKIVPGLLMGALRFGHLPMVLVPGGPMRSGLPNKEKAAVRERYAEGKASREELLEAEIAAYHGKGTCTFYGTANSNQMMMEAMGLHVPGAAFANPGTKLRQELTRTAVHRLTEIGWNGDDYRPIGHIVDERAVVNAAIALLSTGGSTNHLIHLPAIARSAGIIIDWEDFDRLSRAVPLLTRVYPNGSADVNGFEDAGGPGFVIRELLGAGLMHGDTLTFAKEGMAAYGRKPAIEGDALVWHDHPEQSGDDSIVRTVANPFSPEGGFRMVHGNMGRACIKVSAVDPDRWVIEAPARVFSDQQAVQDAFKAGELDRDVVVVVRFQGPRANGMPELHKLTPPLGVLQNKGFRVALVTDGRMSGASGKVPAAIHLSPEALGGGPIGKLRDGDIVRLDAEAGVLEALVDPAEWAARDLAVAPPAAIGTGRELFAMLRNHASEAELGGSAMLAEAGL
- the zwf gene encoding glucose-6-phosphate dehydrogenase; the protein is MLQPVGKLLLFGATGDLAQRMLLPSLFALHADGLLPKGLTITGTARSDHDDSGFRAFARHSLEEFLPDDLKDDSVVESFLQRLDYQPLDASTLEGFDALKQKLGDISNGMAIFLSTAPWLFGPTIQGLQSAGLAGENVRIGLEKPLGRDLDSSREINDLVAAAFPEDRTFRIDHYLGKETVQNILALRFGNSLFEPVWNAQGIDHVQITVSETVGLEGRAGFYNDTGALRDMVQNHMLQLVALIAMEPPARFDGTAIRDEKVKVLRSLRKIEGADTAQLTVTGQYGGGAVKGQIVRDYATDLEKPSNTETFVAIKAHVDNWRWHGVPFYLRTGKRLAERRSEIVVQFKPVPHSIFAERGGSLKPNTLVIRLQPEEYVRLLVMAKQPGLDREGVRLREVPLNLSLENEFAGTRRRIAYERLLLDLIEGDPTLFVRRDEVEAQWEWVDGIRKGWETQDTKPKPYASGSWGPSASVALTERDGVTWNE
- the secG gene encoding preprotein translocase subunit SecG, which translates into the protein MFTFLLVVHAIIAGLLVVVILMQRSEGGGLTTGGSPSGLMSARGAADFLTRLTSILAAMFIGMSILLAVIAATRHSTTIDTSLQRAPVAPVTSPTSAPAVPFAVGNSAAPAAPAAAAPAETGNGAVPLAQ